In Trichoderma atroviride chromosome 2, complete sequence, one DNA window encodes the following:
- a CDS encoding uncharacterized protein (EggNog:ENOG41~SECRETED:SignalP(1-17)), with the protein MLFSTLAVTAFSAVASAKTIRIDVGQSGLTFSPSDITAAVGDILEFHYHPKNHSVVAADFATPCKPKAEGGFYSGFFPTTGTENSNVFQVEVNNTTPIWFYCSQSTGNHCGAGMVGAVNANANKTLAEFKAAAEKVTTNESPKTGVFGGKVLASSTTSSGATTTSGKPAAATTNAAAGLGVSGMAAAVVGAAVAFAL; encoded by the exons ATGCTCTTCTCAACTCTTGCCGTTACTGCCTTCTCCGCTGTCGCCAGCGCCAAGACGATCCGCATCGACGTCGGCCAGAGCGGTCTCACTTTCTCTCCCAGCGACATCACTGCCGCCGTTGGTGATATCCTGGAGTTCCACTACCACCCCAAGAACCACTCTGTTGTGGCCGCCGACTTTGCTACTCCCTGCAAGCCCAAGGCTGAGGGTGGCTTCTACTCCGGCTTCTTCCCTACCACTGGCACCGAGAAC TCCAACGTCTTCCAGGTCGAGGTCAACAACACCACTCCTATCTGGTTCTACTGCTCTCAGTCAACCGGCAACCACTGCGGTGCCGGCATGGTTGGCGCtgtcaacgccaacgccaacaagACGCTCGCCGAGTTCAAGGCTGCCGCCGAGAAGGTCACCACCAATGAGTCTCCCAAGACCGGGGTGTTTGGTGGTAAGGTCCTCGCCTCCTCAACCACATCTAGCggcgccaccaccacctccggcaagcctgctgctgccaccaccaacgCTGCCGCTGGTCTCGGCGTCAGCGGcatggctgctgccgttgtTGGTGCTGCCGTTGCTTTTGCCCTCTAA
- a CDS encoding uncharacterized protein (EggNog:ENOG41) — MTCRCGAEFCYVCGLQWRTCGCTMEQLRAIKEAAKSRREQRLLDEQADAEELREILAQINEFERQEALRLVAQRLEQERLEQERWRAEVEERLRLEEIRRQDVEIKYRQLQDLLDDLHELQHVMADSKQEDDARDLATEAELEKKRLEEKHQAERKELDSLVLVRLKAREDQYEKEYAARVHLERQLEDDYLEQLREFWSGKDGGDERIETSMQPLRQRMDSAYQSWQRWRDDQLAHYRDGLEDERTAKEDFMYSSSKRLDAAHLDKETELARRIVAEKQWIREVMLERGRLLGEMEIRETEDDADSLYGLELDE; from the coding sequence ATGACGTGCAGATGCGGTGCCGAGTTCTGTTACGTGTGCGGATTGCAGTGGCGAACGTGTGGGTGTACAATGGAACAGCTTCGTGCAATCAAAGAGGCGGCCAAGTCTCGGAGGGAACAACGATTGCTGGACGAACAGGCGGATGCCGAAGAGCTGCGTGAGATTCTGGCTCAGATCAATGAATTTGAACGTCAGGAGGCTTTAAGGCTGGTGGCGCAAAGGCTGGAGCAGGAAAGGTTAGAACAGGAACGTTGGCGGGCCGAGGTCGAGGAAAGGCTCAGGCTGGAAGAAATTCGCCGTCAGGATGTCGAGATCAAGTACCGCCAGTTACAGGATCTGCTGGACGATTTACATGAGCTTCAACACGTGATGGCCGATTCCAAGCAGGAAGACGATGCCAGAGATTTGGCTACGGAAGCCGaactggagaagaagcggcTTGAAGAGAAGCATCAGGCTGAACGCAAGGAGTTGGACTCGTTGGTGCTGGTCAGGCTCAAAGCCAGGGAAGACCAGTATGAAAAAGAATATGCTGCTCGAGTGCACTTGGAACGCCAACTAGAGGACGACTACCTGGAGCAGCTTCGCGAGTTTTGGAGTGgcaaagatggaggagatgagagGATCGAAACAAGCATGCAGCCATTGCGCCAGCGTATGGATTCCGCATACCAGTCGTGGCAGAGGTGGAGAGACGACCAACTGGCCCATTATCGAGACGGACTTGAGGATGAGCGGACCGCAAAAGAAGATTTCATGTACAGTTCGAGTAAAAGGCTGGACGCAGCGCACTTGGACAAGGAGACGGAGTTGGCGAGGCGAATCGTGGCTGAGAAGCAGTGGATTCGGGAGGTGATGCTAGAGCGTGGGCGGTTGCTCGGCGAAATGGAGATTCGGGAGACGGAAGACGATGCGGACAGCCTATATGGCCTCGAGTTGGACGAGTAG
- a CDS encoding uncharacterized protein (EggNog:ENOG41), giving the protein MSGRFTRLIRFLAKDGRTYYGDAILPQGVSDIAKAQRARIIEGDIFGKYHVTDEEVGVRLLLSPLAQSQVKTVRCLGLNYAKHAKESNMPEPKYPVLFYKPITSLSGPVDPIPVHSMAQEGTGLDYECELVVVIGKRCSDVSEADALNYVLGYSVGNDVSHRDWQIKHGGSQWSLGKAFDGWAPFGPAIVTGDAIKDPQALNIWTKLNGQTVQNGNTSDMIFGVRQMISFLSRGVTLMPGDVIFTGTPEGVGMGRKPQLWLKDGDVVEVGLEGVGTCTNKVEFEGPKAKI; this is encoded by the exons ATGTCTGGCAGATTTACA CGTCTCATTCGCTTCCTGGCCAAAGACGGCCGCACATACTACGGCGATGCCATCCTGCCTCAGGGCGTGAGTGACATTGCCAAAGCCCAGCGCGCGCGCATCATCGAAGGAGACATCTTTGGCAAGTATCACGTCACAGACGAAGAAGTCGGCGTGCGTCTGTTGCTATCACCATTGGCTCAGTCACAAGTGAAGACGGTGAGATGTCTGGGACTCAACTACGCCAAGCATGCCAAAGAGTCCAACATGCCAGAGCCAAAGTATCCCGTCTTGTTCTACAAACCAATCACGTCTCTATCTGGCCCAGTTGACCCGATTCCTGTTCACTCCATGGCGCAAGAGGGAACCGGCCTGGATTACGAATGCGAGCTTGTAGTGGTGATTGGAAAGAGGTGTTCAGACGTGTCCGAGGCCGATGCGCTCAACTATGTTCTTGGATATTCCGTTGGCAACGACGTGTCCCATCGAGACTGGCAGATCAAGCACGGAGGAAGCCAATGGTCTCTCGGCAAGGCCTTTGACGGCTGGGCACCCTTTGGTCCAGCCATTGTGACgggcgatgccatcaaggatCCGCAGGCTCTGAATATCTGGACCAAGCTCAACGGGCAAACCGTTCAG AATGGAAACACGTCTGATATGATTTTCGGCGTACGGCAAATGATTTCCTTCTTGAGCCGCGGCGTGACTCTCATGCCCGGCGATGTCATCTTCACCGGCACTCCCGAAGGCGTAGGAATGGGCCGGAAGCCACAGCTGTGGCTCAAGGATGGAGATGTCGTGGAAGTTGGACTCGAAGGTGTCGGCACGTG CACCAACAAGGTGGAATTTGAAGGCCCCAAAGCCAAAATCTAG